Within Actinoplanes sp. L3-i22, the genomic segment CGGGTTCGCCGGGACGCCCCGCTCGGTGAGCAGGATGTCCGCCGCCGACTGGTCGTTGACCAGGAAGTTCACGAACAGGGCGGCCTCGGCCGGGTGCTTCGAGCGGGACGACACCGACCAGAACATCGACGGCTTGTAGTACGCGCCCGGCGCGCTCGCCGTCGATTCGCCCGGCAGCCGCAGCAGCTTGAGGGTCTGGCCGCTGGCCGTGGCGAGCGAGGTCAGCTGGGTGTTCCACCAGGTGGCGAACGCGGACTTGTTGGTCGCCGTGCCGGACTGGTCCAGCGGGGCGTTGGCCCGCTCGACGGTCACCGACGCGGCCGGCGCGACGCCGGACTTCGCCAGGTCGGCCAGGTACTGCCAGAAGCCGGCCAGCACGTCCGGCGGCACGGCCACCCTACCGTCCGGGGCGTAGATCGCGGCGCCGTGCTGGCGGGCCCAGATGTTCGGCGCGCCCATGTCGAAGCCCCACGACTGTACGCCGGTGACCGCGCCGCCGGACGCCTTGGACACCGCGCCGCCGAGCGCCTTCAGGTCGTCCCAGGTCCAGGTGGCGTCGTCGGGCAGGGCCACTTTGTACTTCGCCAGCAGGTCGGTGTTCACGATGATCGCGTAGGTGTTCAGGCCGACCGGCAGCGCGTACTGCTTGTCGTCGAGCAGCCCGGTCGCCAGGGCCTTCGGGTCGAAGTCGCCGGTGGTCAGGTGCTTGTCCGCGGTCTTCAGGTCGAGCAGGGCGCCGCGCTGGGCGTAGGACGCGAGGTAGAGCTCGTCCATCTGGATGATGTCCGGCGCGTCGTTGGCGGCGACCGTGGTCGCGAGGGCGTCCCAGTAGCCGTTCCAGTCCTTGAACTCGCCCTTGATCGTGATGGTCGGATGCGCCTTGGTGAACAGGTCGATGACCTGCTGGGTGCGCTTGTGGCGGGCGTCCGAGCCCCACCAGGTGAACCGCAGGGTGACCGGTTTGTCGGAGAGCTCCCCGCCGGCATCCCCGCCGCCGCTGCCTCCGCAGGCGGCGAGGGCGGCTGCGGCGCCGAGTCCGAGGGGCAGGGTCAGTACGTCGCGGCGACTCCACTTGGGCATGGTGAAACGCGTCCTTCCGATCGGCGTTGATCAATGCGGAATGCGTTTTCCCGCGAGTCTAGGACCTGCCGCGCCGATCACGCGAGCACGAGCCCAGCCGGCCGTTGCGTCAGGCGCTGGTGATCCGGTAGCCGTCGCCGGCGCGGATCGCGGCGAGCATCGCCGGGGTCGGCCCGCAGCCGGTGAACCGCTCCACCGCGACCAGGCCCTTCTCCGCCCGCAGCCCCGGCGACCCGAAGTCCAGCCCGGTCAGCGCGGCGGCCACCCGCGGCTCGGCGTCGAGGTCCGCCCACGGCTCGAACGCCGCGAGCAGCTCGCCGTGCTCGGCGAACGACAACCGGGTCAGCGCCCGCTCGTTCCAGAACATGCTGGCCACCCGGCCGTGCGCGGACGCCGCCTTGACCACCGCGGCGTGCGACCCCTGGTAGCCGTTGAACTCGACCGCGATGATCGCCTTGCCGGCGTCGTGCACCGCCACCCACGGGTCCGGCCAGGGGGAGGCCTCGATCGACGCGATCGGCTGCGGCCGGTCCGGGTCCGCGCCGAAGGCGCGCAGAACCTCCGCCGTGGTCGAGCCGGTCACCACGGTCACGGTTGCGGCGCCGGCGATTACGGTACGGCGGATCCACCGGTACGCGTGCTCGGGGCGAATCGGCCGCACGGGTTCGGGCTCGCCCCGCAACCGGTGCCCGAGCCGGTCACCGCGCTGGTGCACGACCGTCCCGGCGGGCGGCGCGGCCCACACCACCAGGTGGTACATCTCGGTGTCCGGCGCGTCCGGGTCGTCCGCCTCGTCGCGTCCGCGCGCGTGCACCCGCACCCGGTAGTCGCCCGGCCACGGCGGGGTCGCGTGGCGCAGCTGCGGGTCGCCGCTGCCGTCCGGTCCCATGATCGACGCGTGCCCGGCCGACGCGTGCCAGCTGAGCTCGACGATCTCGTCCCAGCGGTCCTCCACCTCGGCGGGCGGGTCGGCGAGCACGGACAGGTGCATCCGGACCGGGCCGTCGGCCACGCCGGTCCGCACCGCCACCCCACCGTCCACGACGGTCACCAGGCCGTTGTCCGAGAAGTCGGCTGCGGCCGGGAAGTCGGTCTCGGTCAGCGCGAACCGGTGACCGGAGATGATCACGGTGCCGTAGCTGTGCCGGGGCAGCAGGTACTCGTCCCGGATCCGGGCGAGCCGGGCTCCGGCGTACCCCGAAGGCATCGGAGCTCGGCGCAGGACCGTCGCCGCGGCACCCACCGCGAGCCCGGCGGCGGCCGCGACCCGTTCCACGATCCCCGGCGGATCGGCTTGCTCGACCGCGGCGCACGACGCGGCCACCGCGAGGCCCAGCCAGTACCGCCCGTGCGCGGCCGCGATCTCCGCCTCACCCGGCCCGTCCTCGCCCGGCCCGTCCTCGCCCGGCCTGTCCTCGCCCGGCCCGCCTTCGGCAGGCTTGCTCGCGGAGGTCGCGGAGGTCGCGGAGGTCGCGGAGGTCGCGGAGGTCGCGGAGGTCGCGGAGGTCGCGGAGGTCGCGTCCTGCGGCGAGGGGGCTGGCGAGGGGGCCGGCGAGGGGGCTGCTGGCGGGGGAGTCGCGGAGGGCGGCGAGGGCAGCAAGGGCGGCGGCGTGGCAGGCGGGGGGAGGGCGGCGCCGAGGCGGCGGGTCAGGGTGAGGGTCAGGTCGGCGAGGCCCGGCCGCAGCCGGTCGGCGAGGACGGCGGCCCGGACCGCGGCGCTCTCCTGCCCGCCGGCGAGGACCATGGCCAGCCCGGTCGTCGCCGGCTCGGCGGGCTCGGCCGGCAGCGCCGGGAACGACAGGCCGGCGATGGTGACCTCGAGTGCGCCGAGCAGCCGCTCGGGCAGCAGCGGGCCCAGGTCGCGCAGGGCGGTGAGCGGGACCGGCTCGGCCGCCGACGCGCCGAGGCGGTGGGCGACCCGGGCCTGGGCCAGGCGCAGCTGCCCGCCGCGGCCGGGCGTCGCGGGGGCGGGGCCGGCCGGCAGGGCGGGGGCCGGGTCGTCGGGTGCCCCGAGGCGGCCGAGCTCCGCCGCCGGACCGGAAGCGATCAGGGCCGTGAGCCTCGGCAGGCAGGCGCGCACGGCGGCGAGGAACTCGTCCGGCAGGGAATCGACCACCGTCGAGACGGTACCGGACCGTGGCGGGCCTGTCCGCCCGCTGCGGCCGGGCTGGGATCATGGACGGTCATGTGGATTCCCTCCGACCCCGAGATCCGGCGGCTGCACGAGCGGGTCGCGCCCACGCCCGAGGCGTTCGACCTGGTCTGGACGCACTGCGAGATCGTCTGCCGGATCGCCGAGCAGCTTCTGGACCGCCTCGACCTCGGGGTGAACGCCGATCTGGTACGGGCCGGCTGCCTGCTGCACGACATCGGCGTGTACCGCCTCTACGGCCGGGACGGGACGCCGGACTTCACCGGCTACATCCGGCACGGGCTGCTCGGGCACGAGCTGCTGCGCGACGAGGGCTACCCGGACTACCTGTGCCGGTTCTGCTCCTGCCACACCGGGGTCGGCGTGACCCGCGCGGACATCCTGGACCAGGGGCTGCCGCTGCCGCCCGGCGACTACGTGGCCGAGACCGGTGAGGAGGAGCTGGTCATGTACGCCGACAAGTTCCACAGCAAGAAGACGCCGCCGGTCTTCGTGTCGGTGCCCGCGTACACGCTCAGCGTCGCCCGCTTCGGGCCGGACAAGGCGGAACGCTTCACACGCATGGTCGACACGTACGGCGCGCCGGACCTCAGCGCGCTGTCCACGGAGTACGGTCACGCCGTCGCCGGCTGATCCTGTCCCCCGTACGCGGGATGTCTTGAAATAGCCAATCTGGTTTACCTTCTTTCTAGCGGGCCGCTCCCAGTGGCGTGAGAATTTCTTGCGTCGGCCACGAATAAGAAAAGGCATCCGCTCCGACGGCCGGGGCGGATGCCTTTTCGTGTCCGGACCCGAAATGGCTCGGAAAATGTGTCACCGATCTGACCGGTCGATCCGTTCAAGCGCGGCGAACTGGACATTAGCCGTGTATCGGCCCTGCTCACTG encodes:
- a CDS encoding DUF6461 domain-containing protein; the encoded protein is MVDSLPDEFLAAVRACLPRLTALIASGPAAELGRLGAPDDPAPALPAGPAPATPGRGGQLRLAQARVAHRLGASAAEPVPLTALRDLGPLLPERLLGALEVTIAGLSFPALPAEPAEPATTGLAMVLAGGQESAAVRAAVLADRLRPGLADLTLTLTRRLGAALPPPATPPPLLPSPPSATPPPAAPSPAPSPAPSPQDATSATSATSATSATSATSATSATSASKPAEGGPGEDRPGEDGPGEDGPGEAEIAAAHGRYWLGLAVAASCAAVEQADPPGIVERVAAAAGLAVGAAATVLRRAPMPSGYAGARLARIRDEYLLPRHSYGTVIISGHRFALTETDFPAAADFSDNGLVTVVDGGVAVRTGVADGPVRMHLSVLADPPAEVEDRWDEIVELSWHASAGHASIMGPDGSGDPQLRHATPPWPGDYRVRVHARGRDEADDPDAPDTEMYHLVVWAAPPAGTVVHQRGDRLGHRLRGEPEPVRPIRPEHAYRWIRRTVIAGAATVTVVTGSTTAEVLRAFGADPDRPQPIASIEASPWPDPWVAVHDAGKAIIAVEFNGYQGSHAAVVKAASAHGRVASMFWNERALTRLSFAEHGELLAAFEPWADLDAEPRVAAALTGLDFGSPGLRAEKGLVAVERFTGCGPTPAMLAAIRAGDGYRITSA
- a CDS encoding ABC transporter substrate-binding protein, which produces MPKWSRRDVLTLPLGLGAAAALAACGGSGGGDAGGELSDKPVTLRFTWWGSDARHKRTQQVIDLFTKAHPTITIKGEFKDWNGYWDALATTVAANDAPDIIQMDELYLASYAQRGALLDLKTADKHLTTGDFDPKALATGLLDDKQYALPVGLNTYAIIVNTDLLAKYKVALPDDATWTWDDLKALGGAVSKASGGAVTGVQSWGFDMGAPNIWARQHGAAIYAPDGRVAVPPDVLAGFWQYLADLAKSGVAPAASVTVERANAPLDQSGTATNKSAFATWWNTQLTSLATASGQTLKLLRLPGESTASAPGAYYKPSMFWSVSSRSKHPAEAALFVNFLVNDQSAADILLTERGVPANPKIRAGIAGKLSAYDKAAADFLDTVKVGESPRVTPNGASDVEAMMRRRTEEVLFGRQSPQDAATSFIKELQTAIDNA
- a CDS encoding HD domain-containing protein, giving the protein MWIPSDPEIRRLHERVAPTPEAFDLVWTHCEIVCRIAEQLLDRLDLGVNADLVRAGCLLHDIGVYRLYGRDGTPDFTGYIRHGLLGHELLRDEGYPDYLCRFCSCHTGVGVTRADILDQGLPLPPGDYVAETGEEELVMYADKFHSKKTPPVFVSVPAYTLSVARFGPDKAERFTRMVDTYGAPDLSALSTEYGHAVAG